In Symphalangus syndactylus isolate Jambi chromosome 15, NHGRI_mSymSyn1-v2.1_pri, whole genome shotgun sequence, the following are encoded in one genomic region:
- the SAP18 gene encoding histone deacetylase complex subunit SAP18 has product MLAAGVGGQGERLAGRRRKMAVESRVTQEEIKKEPEKPIDREKTCPLLLRVFTTNNGRHHRMDEFSRGNVPSSELQIYTWMDATLKELTSLVKEVYPEARKKGTHFNFAIVFTDVKRPGYRVKEIGSTMSGRKGTDDSMTLQSQKFQIGDYLDIAITPPNRAPPPSGRMRPY; this is encoded by the exons ATGCTCGCTGCAGGGGTCGGAGGTCAGGGCGAGCGTCTCGCAGGCCGTAGGAGAAAGATGGCGGTGGAGTCGCGCGTTACCCAGGAGGAAATTAAGAAGGAGCCAGAAAAGCCGATCGACCGCGAAAAG ACATGCCCACTATTGCTACGGGTCTTCACCACCAATAACGGCCGCCACCACCGAATGGACGAGTTCTCCCGGGGAAATGTACCGTCTAGCGAGTTGCAGATCTACACTTG gatggATGCAACCTTGAAAGAACTGACAAGCTTAGTAAAAGAAGTCTACCCAGAAGCTAGAAAGAAGGGCACTCACTTCAATTTTGCAATCGTTTTTACAGATGTTAAAAGACCTGGCTATCG AGTTAAGGAGATTGGCAGCACCATGTCTGGCAGAAAAGGGACTGATGATTCCATGACCCTGCAGTCACAGAAGTTCCAGATAGGAGATTACTTGGACATAGCAATTACCCCTCCAAATCGGGCACCACCTCCTTCAGGGCGCATGAGACCATATTAA